From the Streptosporangiales bacterium genome, one window contains:
- a CDS encoding 1,4-dihydroxy-2-naphthoyl-CoA synthase, with translation MDANRGTPEQISALFDETAWHQVDGFTDLTDVTYHRAIRHGTVRIAIDRPEVRNAFRPHTVDELYRTLDHARMSPDVGCVLLTGNGPSPKDGGWAFCSGGDQRIRGRDGYRYADGDSQDTVDKARAGRLHILEVQRLIRFMPKVVICVVPGWAAGGGHSLHVVCDLTLASREHARFKQTDADVASFDGGFGSAYLARQVGQKRAREIFFLGRAYDAEEAAAMGAINAAVPHAELESTALEWAAEVNAKSPTAQRMLKYAFNAADDGLVGQQLFAGEATRLAYMTDEAAEGRNAFLEKRDPDWASFPWYF, from the coding sequence ATGGATGCGAATCGAGGTACGCCTGAGCAGATCTCCGCGCTCTTCGACGAGACGGCATGGCACCAGGTGGACGGCTTCACCGACCTCACCGACGTCACCTACCACCGCGCAATACGGCACGGCACCGTACGAATCGCCATCGACCGGCCCGAGGTGCGCAACGCGTTCCGCCCGCACACCGTCGACGAGCTCTACCGCACGCTCGACCACGCCCGCATGTCACCGGACGTCGGCTGCGTACTGCTCACCGGCAACGGGCCGTCGCCGAAGGACGGCGGCTGGGCGTTCTGCTCCGGCGGCGACCAACGCATCCGCGGCCGCGACGGCTACCGCTACGCCGACGGCGACTCCCAGGACACCGTGGACAAGGCACGGGCCGGCCGGCTGCACATCCTCGAGGTGCAGCGGCTGATCCGGTTCATGCCGAAGGTGGTCATCTGCGTCGTTCCCGGCTGGGCCGCCGGCGGCGGGCACAGCCTGCACGTCGTCTGTGACCTGACCCTGGCCAGCCGCGAGCACGCGCGGTTCAAGCAGACCGACGCGGACGTGGCCAGCTTCGACGGCGGCTTCGGCTCTGCGTACCTGGCCCGCCAGGTCGGCCAGAAGCGCGCCAGGGAGATCTTCTTCCTCGGCCGCGCGTACGACGCCGAGGAGGCTGCGGCCATGGGCGCGATCAACGCCGCCGTCCCCCATGCCGAGCTCGAGAGCACCGCGCTCGAGTGGGCGGCCGAGGTGAACGCGAAGAGCCCCACCGCCCAGCGGATGCTGAAGTACGCGTTCAACGCAGCGGACGACGGGCTCGTCGGCCAGCAGCTGTTCGCCGGCGAAGCAACCAGGCTCGCGTACATGACCGACGAGGCGGCGGAGGGCAGGAACGCCTTCCTGGAGAAGCGTGACCCGGACTGGGCGAGCTTCCCCTGGTACTTCTGA
- a CDS encoding DUF4229 domain-containing protein, producing the protein MGAFLKYMSARVALFLGCWGLMWLLGAKGVLGVLLGLIVSGLLSYVVLHRIRDRFAAALSGGVRGLRQRMRSRSDEPATDATAKPAEPES; encoded by the coding sequence ATGGGTGCGTTCCTGAAGTACATGTCCGCCAGAGTGGCGCTCTTCCTCGGTTGCTGGGGACTGATGTGGTTGCTCGGCGCCAAGGGCGTGCTCGGGGTGTTGCTCGGGCTCATCGTGAGCGGGTTGCTCAGCTACGTCGTCCTGCACCGGATCAGGGACCGGTTCGCCGCCGCGCTCTCCGGTGGCGTGCGCGGCCTGCGGCAGCGGATGCGGAGCAGGTCGGACGAGCCGGCCACGGACGCGACGGCCAAGCCGGCCGAGCCGGAGAGCTGA